A genomic segment from Candidatus Methylomirabilis limnetica encodes:
- a CDS encoding electron transfer flavoprotein subunit beta/FixA family protein codes for MNIIVCIKQIIDPEVPMSQFKIDPRTKRQVQGNNPLVISPYDANALEVAIKLKEKQGAKVTAISVGGATTIAALKSALSMGADEAILVNDPLLAGSDQQGIAHVLAKTICKAGAYDLILTGCESGDWADRAVPGFLAEELGIGYVGYVTRIEVKDGQVVVRRVVEDGYELIEAKTPFLAAISSDETNTARYAKLKDIMAAAKKMIPVWKAADLGLDLEKIGAGAARVEITDVYIPVKESRCEMIEGNTPEEKAANLAVKLREIKLI; via the coding sequence ATGAACATCATTGTGTGCATCAAGCAGATTATCGATCCTGAGGTCCCGATGAGTCAGTTTAAGATCGATCCCAGGACCAAGCGGCAGGTCCAGGGGAATAACCCGCTGGTCATCAGCCCCTACGACGCCAATGCCCTCGAGGTGGCCATCAAACTTAAGGAGAAGCAGGGCGCCAAGGTGACGGCCATCAGCGTCGGAGGGGCAACGACGATCGCAGCGCTGAAAAGCGCCCTGTCGATGGGCGCCGACGAGGCAATCCTGGTCAATGATCCGCTTCTCGCGGGGTCAGACCAGCAAGGGATTGCCCATGTCCTGGCGAAAACGATCTGCAAGGCAGGCGCATATGACCTGATCCTGACCGGCTGTGAGTCGGGGGATTGGGCTGATAGGGCTGTCCCTGGCTTCCTGGCCGAGGAGCTCGGGATCGGGTACGTCGGATATGTGACCCGAATCGAGGTAAAGGATGGACAGGTGGTCGTCCGTCGAGTGGTCGAGGATGGGTACGAACTGATCGAAGCCAAGACCCCGTTCCTTGCCGCCATCAGCTCTGACGAGACGAACACCGCCCGCTACGCTAAACTGAAAGATATTATGGCGGCTGCCAAGAAGATGATCCCCGTCTGGAAGGCAGCGGATCTTGGGCTTGACCTGGAGAAGATCGGCGCCGGCGCAGCCAGGGTCGAGATCACCGATGTCTATATCCCGGTCAAGGAGTCCAGGTGCGAGATGATCGAGGGGAATACGCCGGAGGAAAAAGCCGCGAACCTGGCGGTCAAGCTGCGCGAGATCAAGCTGATTTAA
- a CDS encoding acyl-CoA dehydrogenase: protein MKFELTEEQRLFREMVRDFAAREVAPLSKQVDEEGIFPQKTVKLMGELGLMGVAIPTEYGGAGADNVCYAIAMEEIARACTSTSVIMSVNNSLIADALYKFGTEAQKQRYLTPLASGTLLGCFALSEPGAGSDASAQQTLVARDGDVFVLNGTKNFITNALEADLALVFATVDRSLRAKGVCAFLVEKGTPGFTITRVEKKLGLKGTSCCQVLFEHCRVPADNLLGEVGQGFKIAMVSLDSGRIGIAAQAVGIAQAALDISIRYAKERVAFDKPIASFQAIQWMIADMAVQIEAARLLTYRAAWLKDKGLRYTKESAMAKLFASETANRAATKALQIHGGYGYLYDFPAQRLFRDARITEIYEGTSEIQRLVIAHQLLN from the coding sequence ATGAAGTTCGAATTGACTGAGGAGCAACGTCTGTTCCGGGAGATGGTACGCGACTTCGCTGCCAGAGAGGTCGCGCCGCTCAGCAAGCAGGTGGATGAAGAGGGGATCTTCCCACAGAAGACGGTCAAGCTGATGGGGGAGCTCGGGCTGATGGGCGTGGCGATCCCCACGGAATACGGCGGCGCCGGGGCGGACAACGTGTGCTACGCTATCGCGATGGAGGAGATCGCTCGGGCCTGCACCTCGACCAGCGTCATCATGTCGGTCAATAACTCGCTGATTGCCGATGCCCTGTACAAGTTCGGGACAGAGGCCCAAAAGCAGCGGTATCTTACGCCGCTCGCCAGTGGCACGCTGCTCGGCTGCTTCGCGCTGAGCGAGCCTGGCGCCGGATCGGATGCGTCGGCCCAGCAAACCCTTGTTGCCAGGGACGGTGACGTCTTTGTGCTGAACGGGACGAAGAACTTCATCACGAATGCCTTGGAGGCTGATCTGGCGCTGGTCTTTGCCACGGTTGATCGCAGTCTTAGGGCCAAAGGGGTCTGTGCCTTCCTGGTGGAAAAGGGCACGCCGGGCTTCACCATTACGAGGGTGGAGAAAAAACTGGGGCTCAAGGGCACCAGTTGCTGTCAAGTGCTCTTCGAGCATTGCCGGGTGCCTGCGGATAACCTGTTGGGCGAGGTGGGGCAGGGATTCAAGATCGCCATGGTCAGCCTTGATTCCGGCCGGATCGGTATCGCAGCGCAGGCGGTGGGGATCGCCCAGGCTGCGCTGGACATCTCGATCAGGTATGCCAAGGAGCGGGTCGCCTTCGATAAGCCGATTGCGTCGTTTCAGGCTATTCAATGGATGATCGCTGATATGGCGGTACAGATCGAAGCGGCGAGGCTGCTCACCTATCGGGCGGCCTGGCTGAAGGACAAGGGTCTTCGGTATACCAAGGAATCGGCGATGGCGAAGCTCTTCGCGTCGGAGACCGCCAACCGGGCCGCCACGAAGGCGCTCCAGATTCACGGTGGCTACGGGTATCTCTATGATTTTCCGGCTCAGCGGCTGTTTCGCGACGCCCGCATCACCGAGATCTACGAGGGCACGTCCGAGATTCAGCGCTTAGTGATCGCGCACCAATTATTGAACTGA